A genomic region of Pseudopipra pipra isolate bDixPip1 chromosome W, bDixPip1.hap1, whole genome shotgun sequence contains the following coding sequences:
- the LOC135404801 gene encoding class II histocompatibility antigen, B-L beta chain-like, which translates to MERVRGAGAVLAVLVVLGAPPAAGEELSGVFQELTTSECYFINGTERVRFFETFIYNREQYVHFDSDGGVYVGDTPDGEEVAKYWNSNPEWMEHRRSAVDLCRYNYEVSTPLLVNRRVPPSVSISLVPSSSQPGPGRLLCSVMDFYPAPVQVRWFQDGQELPEHVVATDVVPNGDWSYQVLVMLEIPPRRGVTYSCQVEHVSLEHPLSRHWEMPLDTVRSKILVGVGGFVLGLVFLALGLGFYLREKVKGGE; encoded by the exons atggagcgtgtgcggggagctggggccgtgctggcggtgctggtggtgctgggagcccccccggctgcgggcgaggagctgtcgg gggtgttccAGGAGTTGACTACGAGCGAGTGTTACTTCATCAACGGCACCGAGCGGGTGAGATTCTTCGAGACATTCATCTACAACCGGGAGCAGTACGTGCACTTCGACAGCGATGGGGGGGTCTATGTGGGGGACACACCGGACGGGGAGGAGGTTGCCAAGTACTGGAACAGCAACCCGGAATGGATGGAGCACAGACGGTCTGCGGTGGACCTATGCCGGTACAACTACGAGGTGTCCACCCCGCTCCTGGTGAACCGCAGAG tgccccccagcgtgtccatctcgctggtgccgtcgagctcccagcccggccccggccgcctgctctgctccgtgatggatttctaccctgcgccagtgcaggtgaggtggttccaggatgggcaggagctgccggagCACGTGGTGGCCACCGACGTGGTCCCCAACGGGGACTGGAGCTACCAGGTGCTGGTgatgctggaaatccccccccggcgcggggtcacctacagctgccaggtggagcacgtcagcctggagcaccccctcagccggcactggg agatgccactggacaccgtccgcagcaagatcctggtgggggtcgggggcttcgtcttgggcttggtcttcctggcgctggggctcggcttctacctgcgggagaaggtaaaggggg GCGAGTGA